The genomic window TCGTTCTGATTTAATTTTCAAAAACTAACCATGTAGTCAACATGCGATTGAGCCTATGTAAAATAAGAAACATACTCTCGTTAATCATTCTCTTACTGAGTCATAGGGAGCAGCATGCTTTAGCCACTGAACAAGTTTTGACAAGACCTGTCCATTCAAAGCTGTGTTCTGTCTGCTGTGTTTTGATCGTTTCTCAGAAAGAGATTGGCTGGAGGAATGTCACTCGTCTCCTTGTGTTTTCCACGGATGCTGGATTCCATTTTGCTGGAGATGGAAAATTGGGGGGCATTGTTCGTCCAAATGATGGGAAATGCTATCTAAAGAATAATATGTACACCATGAGCCACAACTTTGTAAGTGTGTGAGTTTTACAGCAAGATagaagatagacagacagacagacagacagacagacagacaactGGAAATGTCAGAGTGTCTTtcatttcagttattttttGCAGGACTACCCCACCATCTCTCAGCTGGTAGACACTCTGAGTGACAACAACATTCAGACCATCTTTGCTGTGACAAAGCAATTCCAGACTCTTTATGAggtgtgtgcatgcatgtattatatCTTATCCTGATTGCAACAACATCATGTTTATCATCTCATAATATAAGCATCAGTTTTAAGTCAGATTGTAGTCTGTGTTTATTCACggtgtatatgtgtgtgcacAATAGGAGCTCTCTAAACTAATCCCTAAATCAACAGTGGGGATACTGTCTGACTCCTCTACCAATGTCATCGAGCTCATCATTAATGCCTATAATGTGAGTACAAGTTATGCATCAAATGTCTATCAAGTGTGAAGTAATGGTTGGTTGTGGTCAGCTTTAGTTCCTTTTACAGTTCAAAAGAAAAGAAGCTAAAACCGCTGTTATTTTTCACACAAAGGAATTCACTTTACAGCCAGTTCCCATGTATTAAGGTTGTTCATAATTCATAGTTCTTCAAATAGTAATTCATAGTAATTCAAAGTGTGaccaggggccagttgcataaaacGCTAACactagtcttacaagttagACACCAAATTTGTTTCTTTAAGACTGTTCATAGCTTTTTGAAATAAGTTACATAAAGCCGTAGATTGGCCTAATTTGATACAGAAAAGTAAGACTGACTGCCCCTTGACTAAACTACTagagcttaaaggattagttcacttcagaattaaatttttctgataatttactcacccccatgtcatccaagatgtttatgtctttctttcttcagttgaaaagaaattaaggtttttgaggaaaacattccaggatttttctccatatagtggacttcagcgGTTACCGACGGACTGAAGGTCCAAATtccagtttcagtgcagctccaaagcgctctacacgatcccagataagggtcttatctagtgaaaggattggccattttctaaaaaaaaaacgaatgaagattatatacattttaaccacaaatgcttgtcttgcactagctctgcgacgcgccacacattacgtaatcaaattggaaaggtcacacgtccaacatcgttgttttacctttttttgtaaagcgCGTTTGACTTTGCACGTTTGCTTTGTAGACACATGCtcagtacttccacctacgtcacaccacgtgacctttccaatgtggtGCATTGCAGAGCTAGAGAAAGATGAACATTTGTGGAcatttgtgtatttgtttttagAATACGACgatcgtctgggatcatgtagccCTTTggagctgcactgaaacttcagtttggaccttcaaatTGTTGGTAGCcgctgaagtccactatatggagaaaaattctggaatgttttcctcaaaaaccttaatttcttttcgactgaagaaagaaagacatgaacatcttggatgacatgggggtgagtaaattatcaggacattttaattctgaagtgaactaatcctataagACATAGTCTTAACATATGTTTATGCAACCAGCCCCAGAAAAATAAGAAGTATAAagtaatagttcacccaaaaaagaaagcTTTAATCATTTTCTCAGCCTAGCGTCTCATTCTAAACCcacatgactttctttcatctgtgAAAAACGTAAGTAAATATTTTGAAGTATtgaatttcaaaatgtcttcttttgtatCCCACTTAAAgacattcatacaggtttagaacgatGATGAGGCTGAGTAAACAGAATTGTCAAGAGTGAgctatgaatattttattttcccaGCACTAATATACTCTCTGTGTTCAATTCTGTCTATCAGTCTTTGTCCTCAGAGGTCATTCTGGAGAACAGCAAGCTGCCTGCTGGTGTGTCCATCTCCTACGTCTCCCACTGCAAGGATGGAGAGATCAGAAAAGGAGAAAGTGGGGGAATGTGCTCCAACATCTCCATTGGGGATGAGGTGAGAGAGTGAACGCAATAAATGCTATCTGAACTTGTCCGTGCATGTAAAGGAACTTACTGTGCTAACTGTAGCTCAGGACAGAAGCTTGTCGCTCTTTACATATGGCAGCAAACTTCTAGCTCATTCCCATTCAACAATCCTCTTCTAGTTTGCATACTTCTAAGACACGTTCTAATTGAGACAGAGTAGTCGAAGATGCTAGGATGAATTTTTTCTTAATTGAAATACAGCCAATCTGACAAGCATAGGAGCTACAGCAGTAATGAAATTGTGAAAAGAAAGACTGGGAGAGGAGGGCAATATGTGGGAAACAGGAGCCCAAAAATAAAAGAATCAAAACAGCTGATCTGCTGCATCCTGTAGCAAACTCTGATCTCTATCGCTTAGTTAGATCTGATGCTTCTGTAAGTGAGCTCTcaaaggttcattagttaacctTCATATTCTCTTTGGGGTCCATTTGATGTTTCCCTCATTAAAAAACATAGTTCCCTTCATCTCAGTGGCATGAGATTTTGTAACTTTTGTTACATCTAtcttaaacacacacaacacacacggTTGTTCTAAAggtatgttaaaaaaaacaaacaaacaaaaaaaaaactcattgtCTTCATGGTCTGAACAGACCCcatattgaaaatgaatgagaaaggagaaaatgtaagttttttattttttaattaaataaatctgCCAGAAATCTGAAAATTTCAGCACAGAAATGAAGGTCTGGTACTAGAGCACAAATGCAATTTAGAACAGACAtgctcactcacacacacacacacacacacacacacacacacacacacacacacacacacacacacaaatacacagagGTAGGCCTGCTACATAGAGTATTTATATAGAATTTGGCAAACAAAATCAGCCACAAAATCAACcacaaatgcagaaaaaaatgcacacacacaacagcAAAAAGAAATTCTAAACTTTTACAAAAATActtatttgaatgtattttagtgtttaaatatatattttcccaaAATACATCCAGAAAATGGCTGCATCCAGAAAAATGAAAGGAAATCTATGGCCCTCTGCTGGATATATACcatcaaaacacttttctttctaaaactgtagtgtataatatatttaaCCAACAGATGGCAGAATTCTGCCTCCAACACCTAGAATCTAGATCAATATCCAGAAACAgcttatatttaatttaaatataagtatttctttttttttcagaaaaatgcAATATTTCATATGCACACTAATGGTGTAGTTGAGTAATTTTGTGGTAAATAGGTAAAAAAGTAccatatatgtatttttttgttaatcgCTGTTAGTTGagagtgcattaactaatgttaacaagattttaataatgtaatagtaaatgttgaaattaacattaacaaagatttataaatgctgtataagtgcagttcattattagttcatgttaactaatgtattaactaatgttaaccaatgaacgttattgtaaagttttaccagataaataaatatggaaataaatacatgttgcaataaataaatataaaaataaatgaatgcataaataaacaaatataaaaatacatgaaaaaataataaataaaacataaaaaaactgtaaaaataaatacagaacaTAATGAAGGAAAaggttatttaatttaattaaaatgaattatatagttttatcaAGTCaattatctatttatttttttgtttatttattttttaatttttaatttctgcAGGTTTGGTCCTCCCTACAAACACCCTAATGTACATTACTGATAACAAAAGgacaagaaataaaataatttatataaaatataaacatgtaaTGTGTCACAGAGGGACTTCTGGAAATGTCCtttaactgtttttcactaTAAATTATATGGTGATTCATCATCTTTACTTGCAGAAACCATAAATTTGACGGtatttttctgtaaaatgaCATATAATGTGATGTTAaaccatttacagtttttcaccatATATAGTAAGGTAACTTGcagttaaacatttaacaggtttttactttttttttattacagtgcACAACTTTTTAGTAAATCTTTAAATGTGCACAAAACGAAGTGCACACTTCTGTCTTGTAATGTGCACAAGGCCTTAGCATTATAAAGAACGTGGCACAAATACAAGCTTTTGTTTCCCTGCACACCCTGCTGGCTATTTCCATTTCTATAAATTATATACTACCTGGAATGTAAAACAATGTGTTGTGCCTCATAGGTGAATTTTGATATAGAAATCACGGCTAAGGGTTGTCCATCCAAAAATAAGTCAGAGACGATAAAGATTAAACCGCTGGGCTTCAACGAGGAGGTAGAGATTGTCCTCAACTTCATCTGTGAATGTGAGTGTCACAAAGAAGGAATCCCAAACAGCCCAGCGTGTCACTTCGGCAACGGTACCCTGGAGTGTGGAGTATGCAGGTTTGAGAAGCTGTCACTCTCTCTCATATGCAAATACAGAAAAGTACTAAGTATGATAATCATTGATtcaatgttttctttctcataTCAGGTGTAATGAAGGCCGATTAGGCAAATTTTGTGagtgcagccaaaatgaggtcAAAACAGATGATTTGGATGCAAACTGTCGCAAAGATAACGGGACAGACATCTGCAGCAAAAATGGAGAATGTTTCTGTGGAACATGCGAGTGTAAGAAAAGAGACAACCCAGAGGAGAGATACAGCGGAAAGTTCTGCGAGTGTGACAACTTCAGCTGCGACCGCTCTGACAACAAGCTCTGTGGAGGTACAACTCTTTGAGGATTTGCAATTCTGTCTTTTACCttaccttatttatttattataaattttaaTGTTGTTGTAAATGAATTCTGCCATTTTATGTTAGAATGCATACACACTTCtcctaaattaaaaatatagaacATAgttaaaatcaacatgaaatgGCATTCGCATCccattttaattagaaaatgtatttctgtagcatttatttagttttttcttaaatagcaaccattttgatttcatgctgatGTTAATGGACTAAAAAGCTGCTGCGTTTGCTTGAACACCGCAAAGAAATATTTTCTTACTCGGTATTGtgttgttttccagtacaaatatcgaAACATTCTTAAAGATACAGAATGTGACAAAATGATTTAAGATATTGATTCTTGTGTGAAAAATGTATAGAAATATTGAACTTAAAGGTACTaaataggatgttttgttttatacacttttgcaatattacttgaaactgtctttactaactgataaaagactatttattaggtgcactgaaagaaataatatcaaagactatagaataacacaagacgcgtcactcgtattgttttgaatgggagaaagtgtaacgcgcaatatggcggaataagtcccgcctactaaataagagccaatcgccgactggtaatgTCATTGCGTCACTTCAGCAGctgttagaatcaccggtttctatagaaacagtcacaTTTAGGTctgtgcatgcgcattagcttgatccagcctgaaaaatacagtttttttgtcatgattcgagcgtttagaaactaaatttatgagccggttgttgttagatttcattggtgatttcaaaaatgaaatttaatcataaggttggcgaacagttttggagaatttgatgtttccctaTTCAAacagattgcatgatgcccaggatgcccgagaggcgtttcaaagatggccgccgagtgaaatgacttgtcttaaagggactttgataatattaatatacatcatctgtgcacgaggtagggccttaaaaacatcagccaatcatttacgcgatcatcTCGTAAACGaatggccctctggcttgtcaatcactgccgtgatgttccttgtgaaagacgtgcgcggattggccctctggcttgtcaatcactgccatgacgttccttgtgcgagaggAGCACGGCtgcgtgctccagtaactttccacactccacaggcgccgcatgcaatgtttttgtcaggagacaggagtaacaacttcagattatgagttacctgcggtgagtccgacacaatgaatccactaacaaaacaaagcaaatgccggtggtaaacactcatgttccaatactcgtgcacgagttttgggaggcgttcccttgaaataAGCTGTGAAGGAGAGGGGTTGTTCTTACgtatgcgctcatttcaaaaactcagtaacagtctttggtttctcagtcgacgaaaagatcctatttagcacctttaattcaaaGGAAAAACAGGATTATTTTTCTTGTCCCACTGAcagatatttttctttttttaaactaactcactaaatttttttatatatttcgtTGTCATTTCATTGTCAAGTAAAGGTATCTTGacttaagaatgtttagatatttgtactggaaaacaagaaaaatactACGTAAGAAATTTTTTATTCAGTCAATTAGGACGGTTTTATCACTAAGGCATTCTTTTCCCCACAGGTCATGGTCGATGTGAGTGCAATAAGTGTACCTGTGACGCTAACTACACCGGCAGTGCGTGCGAATGCTCTCTGGACACCTCCACCTGTCTGGCCAGTAATAAACAGATCTGTAACGGTCATGGCACCTGCGAATGCGGCAAGTGTAAATGTTCAGACACGTATGAGGGTCCGACATGTGAAATCTGCCCAACCTGTCCCAGAATTTGCACTCAACACAAGTGAGTTATTGGCAGAACACTTGCTAACAAGGTTAGCCTAACCTAGCTAACCCAGTGGGTTGAATTACCCATTTTTGTATCTGAATAACTTTTCTTTTAATTTCAGTGGTGCTCCAAAACAGACTTAATCTTAGCTAGCAGCACTAAATATATTCCTGTGTGTTTTTCCTTCAAGGGATTGTGTTGAGTGCCGACAGTTTGGTATGGGTAGCAAGAAACATACATGTGAGACAAATTGCAGCAACTTCAATATTATAGCAGTAAAGAGTAAGGAGAATCTTCCTCAGTCCAGCAACCAGCCACACATCAATGACTGCAAAGAGCGGGACACTGACGACTGCTGGTTCTTTTTCACCTACGATACCAAGAATGATGACAAGATTGAGGTCCATGTGGCtgaaaaaaaaggtaaatgaTGGACAAATGTTGCCAGTATGTACCagtatgaaatattttttgcaaatattaaatacaaatattaattgattttattatttaaagtcaccataaaatcaaaatagactattcttttttttatggaatattgtagtgcttaataaatgtaaacctaactgatattattattattataagtcaCCATTCTTATTTTTCATAGAATATTGCAatgtttattatgaattatttatccattttcttttaccttgtaatatttaatcaaaaacattagCTTTTCCTCCCCCTTGCAATGACGTCTTTTCTCTGACATGTGCATTGGCACGAGAGCTGGACAATAATCCCTCTCCTCCAGCAACCTGTCACACACATGAGATCGCAGCAGTAGCAAACAACGATTCAATCAATTCCCATTGGACAAAATTAAATCCTGCCCTACCTTTTTTCTTATTTGAGAAGCTGTTGTTGAGAAGcctgtttctgccactgaataaaaaataaaaaaagtaactgcGTCATTTCgcaattgactttttttctaagaattgcgtgatattacctcacaattgtgagttataaagtcagaattgtgtgatataaactcacaattgcgatttataaagtcagaattgcatgatataaagttacaattgtgtgttaaagtcagaattgtgatataaagtcacaattgtgtgaattctgacttattttctgagaattgagtttatatttcacaattctgtctttttctCAGAATATGGTTTTATAACAAgcaattgcgagtaataaagtcagaattattagttataaagtcagaactgtgaaatataaactcacaattctgagaaaaaagtcagtttttcctcagaattggactttataactcgcaattgtgaggttatatctcacaattctgagaaaagtcagaattgcgagatataaactcacaattgcgagaaaaaagtaagaatttaCTGACTATTTACtgatttcttgcaattgcaagtttatttctcagaattttgagtttataactcgcaattctgactttatttcttgcaattgcaagtttatttctcacaattctgagaaaagtcagaatcgcaagatataaactcacaaatgCGATATATATCGCAATatatatatcttgcaattctgactttatatcctacaattgtgagtttataactcgtaattctgactttatttcttgcaattgtgaatttatatctcgcaattctgacattaaaactcggaattgtgagataaaaagttgcaattggctttttttattttattttattattttttttatctagtggcagaaacaagcttccatatcactcagatatacagtgcacagcataaatgagtacaccggCTCTGAAACTcagaaagtcagcaattactcaattacttaggagacatgttagggttctttagagatataatgttccagcaagtctgcttaatcaattaccaaagaagcatgtcaaaattattcaggaaaataagattttcttatcaaggtgataaaatgttgtgtagcaaaaatgagtacaccctcctaaaagttactaaataaaacaaaataaaaaatttctggtgtaagtttaaggcagtgtttgatcaacaggtaagtatgttgttggggatcaacaggtaagtatgttgttggggataaacagtttaggacccttgaaaccagatatgttgaataaagacccggattcaaagtttaaaaaaattcataaattgaagaaaattttactgaagaatagtttgccgtttcatcagcagaagccaacttcaagtctcacaaggagtttgTAGGacgctctgcgtacattcacatcaattatactctaacagagtcaactaactacgtcattacttcaggttgaattattctgattggctaaggaaaatagacaaatttggtaatcttccacacatggacagatagtcagaagcatatctcccttcATCACGATGCTGACGAGGAGACCCTGGATTTTAGGtaccggatgtccttttggggtcataACATGGCATCTGCAGGTCTCAAGCAGAGTGCCAGTTTATCCACCAGTAACAAAGGACCTGCACAGAACActtagcgcacatacacagatGCACACgtttcacagcttcttcaaggctgaagttgatctgagctctgctctgagcgggaaactttcccaaaacatactgataacatgttcttttatctcagtgagaggtacagacaaAATTCAAACTTATTTTCTATTGTTTGTAAaggaaataaatgctttaacatacattgaagaagtcattcaaataatttaacagaaagataaatgttgattaataacttaaaagatatatattgaagcagCATTGGATTCCAGAATCCGCTCCTTcaatgttgaaccaaaacatttaaagagaagtaatttcttgacaattaaaagtgttatatagcccactcaatcattctcagacttaatgctgacaacaatggaagcacttgggagagaactgtcaggagacttatttcattgcacaaaagaggacagtggtacaataggattaccaaatcattgttttaagtgtgaaaatatagcaaaagtaacacagaaattcaaaaacaatggacgtgtgacaaggcccctgaaataatcaggccttcattttaagctttcatttagtgatgagggatttttttttttttttt from Megalobrama amblycephala isolate DHTTF-2021 linkage group LG17, ASM1881202v1, whole genome shotgun sequence includes these protein-coding regions:
- the itgb1b.1 gene encoding integrin beta-1b.1, translated to MDMRVLLISALLGFVSHVRAKTDRNLCISENPKTCGECILIGPQCVWCKDPDFKSSRCDEKESLQKAGCTPLGIENPRGDVTTDKNKTVTNRKNDKGNLDEIIQIQPQKLTLKLRSEEPQKFTLKFKRAEDYAIDLYFLMDLSDSMRSNLENVKNLGADLAKEMRHITKDLRIGFGSFLEKLVMPFILRTPKYLENPCFPNDCTAPFSYKNVLSLTNDSTLFTQEVSKQKTSGNLDSPEAGFDAIMQAVVCTKEIGWRNVTRLLVFSTDAGFHFAGDGKLGGIVRPNDGKCYLKNNMYTMSHNFDYPTISQLVDTLSDNNIQTIFAVTKQFQTLYEELSKLIPKSTVGILSDSSTNVIELIINAYNSLSSEVILENSKLPAGVSISYVSHCKDGEIRKGESGGMCSNISIGDEVNFDIEITAKGCPSKNKSETIKIKPLGFNEEVEIVLNFICECECHKEGIPNSPACHFGNGTLECGVCRCNEGRLGKFCECSQNEVKTDDLDANCRKDNGTDICSKNGECFCGTCECKKRDNPEERYSGKFCECDNFSCDRSDNKLCGGHGRCECNKCTCDANYTGSACECSLDTSTCLASNKQICNGHGTCECGKCKCSDTYEGPTCEICPTCPRICTQHKDCVECRQFGMGSKKHTCETNCSNFNIIAVKSKENLPQSSNQPHINDCKERDTDDCWFFFTYDTKNDDKIEVHVAEKKECPSGPDIIPIVAGVVAGIVLIGLALLLIWKLLMIIHDRREFAKFEKEKMNARWDTGENPIYKSAVTTVLNPKYEGN